Genomic window (Oncorhynchus mykiss isolate Arlee chromosome 21, USDA_OmykA_1.1, whole genome shotgun sequence):
tataaaacgtacaacactaaacaataatggtgttcatgggaggacaccacggaagaagccattgctgtccaaaaaaaacattgctgcaagcCTGAAGCTTGCAAAAGGTCaactggatgttccacagcgctactggcaaaatattctgtggaccgATTAAACTACAGTTgaattgtttggaaggaacacacaacactatgtgcaGAGAAAAAAAAGCACACCAATATCAAaacatcatcccaactgtaaagtatggtggagggagcatcatggtttggggctgctttgctgccacAAGGCCTTGACAACTTGCTATCGTCAATggaaaaattaattcccaagtttatcaacacattttgcaggagaatgttaggctatctgtccgccaatttaAGGTCAACAGAAGTTGAGTGATGCAGcgggacaacgacccaaaacacagaagtaaatcaacaacagaatggcttcaacagaagaaaatacgccttttggagtggcccagtccgagtcctgacctcaacccgattgagatgctgtggcatgacctcaagagagctgtacacaccagacaacccaagaatattgctgaactgtgCAGGTCTGATCAGAAACTcaagaaaacatttggttgaggttattgctgccaaaggtgggtcaaccagttattgaatccaagggttcacatacttttttccaccctgcactgtgaatgttcacacagtgtgttcaataaagacacaataaaacgtataattgtttgcgTGTTATTAGCTTAaccagactgtgtttgtctattgttgtgacctagacgaagatcagatcaaattttatgaccaatttatgcagaaatccaggtatttccaaagggttcacatactgtttcttcccactgtatatgcatacaACCAGGGGTAACGTGGCTGAGAAGCGggataaataataaaaaaagagTAGCAGCAACGTGTGGCGTGTGGCGTTGGGAGAAAGTCATGTGAATAGAGGCACGGCTgatagtgctgatgactggtccgtCCGAACTacgcatgaacaagggaatctatattcggagagcctgtttctgtcctgcccttgactttggtgcagtgCATGTGATGTCCGTAGCCTCTTCGTCGCAACACTCCCTGATCTTCTAAAAAATATACGTTTGTCTAGCTGTGTCTtgtccaggtggtgcttgtacaggcagaccatctatgggaggaaggatgtcagtGTTGCGCAGCGgctgaaacctggtcccgacTGAGTCTGAACGCTCCTTGGCAACAACACCACCAGGCTCCAGAGCGCTGAAGCTgtaaaacagaaaataacaaaaacaatgtagaagacattacaaccttgcacaacaagaaactgaagatctcatacaacactgtgttctactgccttcacagaacagcgcaaactggccctaaccagaattgaaagaggagtgggaggcccaggtgcacaactgagcaagaggacaagtacattagagtgtctggtTTGAGAAACAAGTCCTCAaaaggcagcttcattaaatagtacctgcaaaacaccagtctcaacgacaacagtgaagaggcgaccccggatgctggccttctaggcagagttcctctgtccagtgtctgtgttcttttgcccattttaatctttccattttattggccagtctgagatatggctttttctttgcaactctgcctgtaAGGCCAGTATCCCGGggggtcgcctcttcactgttgacgttgagactggtgcaaactatctgtctgtctgtctgtctgtctgtctgtctgtctgtctgtctgtctgtctgtctgtctgtctgtctgtctgtctatctatctatctatctatctatctatctatctatctatctatcaatctatctatctatctatctatgtccTTAATCAGTATAAGGGAGGACATGTTGCTTACTTGTTGATCAAAACCAAAGTTGTAATGTATCCTGATGTCTTTACTTGCTGGTCTGTAGGCCCCCCAGAGACAACTACAGGTCTTGACAGGTGGTCTTGCAGCCAGCAACCATCTTCTGGTAGACATACCGCTCACTCTGAAAAAGTGCTTGCTTTAGCCAGTTCTCTTTTTGATGGGagacattagaccattctccttgtatgactggtggaggagagtcaggcGTGTTCTACTGATGTTAAAAGACAaaattccagatacaaatattttagcATCGTTATACAATAGATAGCCATAATCACcgccagacacacctggctaacttgatgggccatgtaatcatctggcaaagtattttgtttagacatgtagctagctagctagctagctaaacaatttaactccaatccatagagtactagcaatacaaaccaattgtcatagctagctaaagttaaccaaataggttccatgattgctagttagctagctaccattaggctataactagcaatacaaatggctttctgagataatattactacacagatcatacacgtaatgttagccaGCGAGCCAGCCActtaattttagctagctagctaacagtaagctttaacttgcaatgaaaacaactttctgacaataTTAGAAACTGATAATATCTGAacatgtagctagactcttacctgtatacatggatcAACGCTTCACGGTAGACTGCAACCCCTTTCATTAAATAGGACGTCCTGTGTCGTTTCCGTTTTGATTGTACAGCTTGCTTGGCCCGTTGTGTCAAAGACTCTCTGATTCACAAGGTttgattcattttcagagtcgGAGAGAGTCAGCGTGGTACGATCGTCCTCCTGAAACGTAGTCCATCGCAACTTTTTCCTACAGACCTTTGTCGATAGTGCCTGATAAATTCAGGGTAGCAATGctattgagagcagtagcaacacatTTGTAGTTCTCAATGTTTAACGTTATATTTTTCAACCTGCAGTAGAAAGGATGATATACACGTAACGAGAAGCTAATTTTATAGACAGAAGATGCTATACGGCAGCGCAATGctaaactcatctctcggcatgtccagtccATTCATTATcgcagccaatcatggctagtgagAAGGTTCCTATTTTTTTCTTAAACTTTATTTGTATCTACAGATGGAATACAATTAAATGTTTATTTAACaactttattcatatttacagtttGGTATTTAAGGCACCTAaaatgttcaagaaggcattttctttttttttccatatttgtaattttttttcatattatttttttttttaaatttacccctttttctccccaatttcgtggtatccaattgttgtagtagctactatcttgtctcatcgctacaactcccgtacgggctcgggagagacgaaggttgaaagtcatgcgtcttccgatacacaacccaaccaagccgcactgctcaagaaggcatttctgacaaaaaatgttttttattttgattacaaaatgtaaataaatgtttgaatgcctctcctgtgatgtcgtgacttgcgacatacttctagtttcctgaaacaagtcacatatgTCCATGAGAATatcccagaggaggacagacaggATAGGATGGTTTCTCTTGACATATGTCCATGAGAATatcccagaggaggacagacaggATAGGATGGTTTCTCTTGACATATGTCCATGAGAATatcccagaggaggacagacaggATAGGATGGTTTCTCTTGACATATGTCCATGAGAATatcccagaggaggacagagaggataggATGGTTTCTCTTGACATATGTCCATGAGAATatcccagaggaggacagacaggATAGGATGGTTTCTCTTGACATATGTCCATGAGAATATaccagaggaggacagacaggATAGGATGGTTTCTCTTGACATATGTCCATGAGAATatcccagaggaggacagacaggATAGGATGGTTTCTCTTGACATTTGTCCATGAGAATgtcccagaggaggacagacaggATAGGATGGTTTCTCTTGACATATGTCCATGAGAATatcccagaggaggacagacaggATAGGATGGTTTCTCTTGACATTTGTCCATGAGGATatcccagaggaggacagacaggATAGGATGGTTTTTCTTGAAATATGTCCATGAGAATgtcccagaggaggacagacaggATAGGATGGTTTCTCTCGACATATGTCCATGAGAATGTCCAAGAGGAGGACAGACAGGATAGGATGGTTTCTCTTGACATATGTCCATGAGAATatcccagaggaggacagacaggATAGGATAGTTTCTCTTGACATATGTCCATGAGAATgtcccagaggaggacagacaggATAGGATGGTTTCTCTTGACATATGTCCATGAGAATGTCCCAGGTCTCTGCGTCGCTTTGAGCATAGTGACACATCGTCCTGCCGGGTAACTGACCCGTCTGTCAGTGAGTTTGGGTCAAAAGACAAAGGTAACAGCCAAAGTGACAGTATTCACCCAAACTGAGACGACCTAAATTGATTGACGCACAAAATGGCTTCTGTGTTTCCTCGATGCTGTTACTATCTGTGTGAGGATCGacgctggagacgagaagcaggtagagggagtgaagatTTAATAAACAACGGACATGAAACAGAACGGGACCAGTGTCTTGGACAGCGGGGaaataacaacatcaatgctgacacagggaacaaactgaggagcagacagatataaagggggtaatcaacaaagtaatgggagtccaggtgagtccaaaatTGCGCGGCtgagcgtaatgatggtgacaggtgtgcgtaatgaagggcagcctggcgccgtCGAGCGCcagagagcgggagcaggcgtgactaTCTGATCTGAATGCAATTACAATGTAGTGACTTAAATACATGTTAATACAGTGGTTTTACTTGACTGATTAATCTAATGTAAAGTATTCCATTATAACATACTTATATCTGTGAACCCACCATAAACCCACCATAATGGTTGAAAAGAGAACCTTTTtgagcctcgttattgttatttgtaTTGCGTTACTATTTTTCCTTTTCATTTATTGAGCAAATTTTTatcaattattattataattatttttttaaaactctgcattgttggttaagggctcgtaagtaagcatttcactgtccacacctgttgtatacggcgcatgtgaccaatactatttgatttgattttggtttGATTTAAGAGGTGAAATGAATAACGATGAACGGTGTCATCTTCCCCTCGCTAGACTAGACACTCACTCCGGTGATCCATGCTAACACTGTTTTGAAAAATCTAACCTTCACATCAAGACCAGTGGCAGAAAACTCATTATCCTTCCCGTGGCTGTGTCGTTGGATTGCTTCAAGACATTTCTTTCAGCCTAAAAATGAACCTGCCTTGTGCCGACTCACAGCCTGCTCAGTCGATGTGATTCAGAATAATGACGATTCACTCATTTGTAATCATCTGGAGCACACAGGTAGAGTTCATTACCAGCAATGCTTTCCGCAGTACACACTTTAGACTTAATGGACTAAGGAataacagaaaacaaaaacacaatgCAGCAGGCAAACTTTTTagtagtttgtttgtttgtttgtttgattgtttgtttgtttgtttgattgtttgtttgtttgtagtcAACTGAGTCTGCTGAAGGAGAGCGCTGCTAGACAAACCCAGTCCTTTTTGGTTTGACAGAATGGACTTGGACAGGCCAGTTTGTAGAAGTAACATCTAGTTTAAAGTACCATGAAATGAGGAGACCTGCCTGCTCCACTGCCTGCCCAACAGGCTCCTGTTCCCCCGACCTCCTGCTCCACTGCCTGCCCAACAGGCTCCTGTTCCCCAGACCTCCTGCTCGACTGCCTGCCCAAAAGGCTCCTGTTCCCCCGACCTCCTGCTCGACTGCCTGCCCAAAAGGCTCCTGTTCCCCCGACCTCCTAC
Coding sequences:
- the LOC118942958 gene encoding uncharacterized protein LOC118942958 — protein: MLKATQRPGTFSWTYVKRNHPILSVLLWDILMDICQEKLSYPVCPPLGYSHGHMSRETILSCLSSSWTFSWTYVERNHPILSVLLWDILMDIFQEKPSYPVCPPLGYPHGQMSRETILSCLSSSGIFSWTYVKRNHPILSVLLWDILMDKCQEKPSYPVCPPLGYSHGHMSRETILSCLSSSGIFSWTYVKRNHPILSVLLWDILMDICQEKPSYPLCPPLGYSHGHMSRETILSCLSSSGIFSWTYVKRNHPILSVLLWDILMDICQEKPSYPVCPPLGYSHGHMSRETILSCLSSSVTCSWTLCQEKPSVAFFPSWFTWFLPFVRLNQCGKTTWR